A stretch of the Diorhabda sublineata isolate icDioSubl1.1 chromosome 11, icDioSubl1.1, whole genome shotgun sequence genome encodes the following:
- the LOC130450343 gene encoding uncharacterized protein LOC130450343, translating to MSMASGQFLYTVAFLCLMTLPSTQPITVTFGTKEGPIEPRQPKSPQSQEKPVEYRNPAPVSEERIDVPNPNTYRPPFPHQYREKIYSYKAPSNLILGTPLDQKYTPSISKYHYYKKQLQKLDSGVDYTGPHIFEKQEYEFYPKTILSPSVKYNKPVYVPLTDKNGKYVPEIGIIYSSGVRYYIPQVVIVNSKEVNDPKDENSVYDVEDAKYYQ from the coding sequence gTTGCTTTCCTTTGTCTGATGACCTTACCTTCCACACAACCGATAACGGTAACATTCGGAACGAAAGAAGGTCCCATCGAGCCCAGGCAACCAAAGTCACCGCAGAGTCAAGAAAAACCCGTAGAATACAGGAACCCAGCTCCAGTTTCCGAAGAAAGAATCGACGTTCCCAATCCAAACACGTATAGACCGCCATTCCCTCATCAATACAGAGAGAAAATATACTCTTATAAAGCTccttcaaatttaattttaggaaCCCCGTTAGATCAAAAATACACCCCAAGCATCTCCAAGTatcattattacaaaaaacaattgcAAAAACTTGATTCGGGAGTAGATTACACCGGTCcgcatattttcgaaaaacaagaATACGAATTTTATCCCAAAACTATACTCAGCCCATCAGTTAAATACAACAAACCTGTTTATGTACCTTTGACTGATAAAAACGGTAAATACGTTCCCGAAATCGGAATTATTTACTCTTCAGGTGTGAGATATTATATACCTCAAGTTGTAATTGTTAATTCTAAAGAAGTCAATGATCCAAAAGACGAAAATTCCGTGTACGATGTCGAAGACGCTAAATATTACCAATAA